One Brassica napus cultivar Da-Ae chromosome C4, Da-Ae, whole genome shotgun sequence genomic region harbors:
- the LOC125586248 gene encoding uncharacterized protein LOC125586248 has translation MSTTLSNLHGNLTQEQEEEVDDLVILPNVDNSELIAQFKLSLVGRIFNTERRSVKALISLLPRPNIWDVEGRVRGLDLGNHRFQFDFESEADLVKVLNKRPCHFNKWAFALERWIPHVGDTFPNTMTFWISVSGIPTHFWMDPIFDSLGGRLGNVGLIDARAAKVQVEINMDRPLRFALRAQLPTGEIVPVKLVYSNLHRYCRHCRHVSHEVESCPQLSEAERTEKSSRLEEDRDLPNFNRIDAQRKGETSKRPLPQQFKDRRSGEDTHRDTRDSVWKRIDSRYDPRVDPRPSSKYDHRHDSKPVDRQRDPPIRDSYNKRRYDESFLSSKQREASRRERDKGKDREISPSKIDTRDLAKEFTREPLAVAAPSPSDQCQCPFPRLYQQDKLQFLQNSPETDLSV, from the coding sequence ATGTCTACAACGCTCTCAAATCTTCATGGTAACTTAACACAAGaacaggaagaagaagtggATGACCTTGTCATCTTACCAAACGTCGATAACTCCGAGCTGATTGCTCAATTCAAACTCAGTCTGGTAGGAAGAATCTTCAATACTGAACGCCGCAGCGTCAAGGCTCTCATCTCTCTACTCCCTCGACCTAACATTTGGGATGTGGAGGGAAGGGTTAGAGGACTGGATCTAGGAAACCACAGatttcagtttgattttgaatCAGAGGCTGACCTCGTTAAAGTCTTAAACAAGAGGCCATGCCATTTCAACAAATGGGCCTTTGCTTTGGAACGGTGGATTCCTCATGTCGGCGACACCTTTCCTAATACCATGACTTTCTGGATCAGTGTCAGCGGCATCCCAACACACTTCTGGATGGATCCTATTTTCGATTCCCTGGGCGGAAGGCTTGGCAATGTGGGGCTTATTGATGCTAGAGCCGCTAAAGTTCAAGTTGAAATAAACATGGATCGTCCTCTAAGATTTGCCCTCCGAGCCCAGCTGCCCACGGGTGAGATCGTCCCGGTAAAGCTTGTTTACTCTAACCTCCATCGCTACTGTAGGCACTGTCGCCATGTTTCTCATGAGGTGGAGTCTTGCCCACAACTCtctgaagctgaaagaacagaGAAAAGCTCAAGATTGGAGGAAGATAGGGACCTTCCAAATTTTAACAGAATTGATGCTCAAAGAAAGGGAGAGACCTCGAAGCGACCCTTACCTCAACAGTTCAAAGACAGACGCAGTGGGGAGGACACTCACAGGGACACCCGAGATAGCGTTTGGAAACGCATTGACTCTCGGTATGATCCACGAGTTGACCCTCGCCCATCCTCCAAATATGATCACCGACATGATAGCAAACCTGTTGATCGTCAAAGGGATCCTCCTATCCGTGACTCCTATAATAAACGAAGATATGATGAGTCTTTTCTCTCAAGTAAACAAAGAGAGGCATCACGCAGGGAGAGAGACAAAGGAAAGGACAGAGAAATCTCACCTAGCAAGATCGACACTCGGGATTTGGCAAAGGAATTTACTCGTGAACCCCTTGCTGTTGCAGCTCCCTCCCCCAGCGATCAGTGCCAGTGCCCATTCCCACGGTTGTACCAGCAAGACAAGTTACAGTTTCTCCAGAACTCACCAGAGACAGACCTTTCAGTCTGA